A genome region from Pseudomonas anguilliseptica includes the following:
- the recB gene encoding exodeoxyribonuclease V subunit beta produces MNLDLQTSSFTGRSLIEASAGTGKTWTLTALYARLLLEKQLNVSQILVVTFTTAATAELRERIRKRLAELLVVYEQGPGDDALLNALHAQYPDAASHRRLLLAVHGFDEAAIFTIHGFCQRALQDAAFEAGGDFDNELTFDDREIIDALLADLWRHELASAEAEWAAFLVQQKITPQVLRQRLRNHLGKPYLRIEPQPGTRSEMSALRAAWQQAQRLWQGESTAWLEQLKAFDGFKSNMCTAAKLSVWQAELDGFFSDAAALFSKTEAHCRLAREGLNKASKKGCEAPANPLAAALQELCDALDAAQPEAEQRLIDLQVRLIHQLNEQLPARKAAQRLLAFDDLLNKLQQALQGDGGEHLASTLRTQYPVALIDEFQDTDPVQYRVFHRIYQDAGDLCFVGDPKQAIYAFRGADLATYLKARSEAARQYSLAINHRSTPELIAALNQLFDRPMPFAEKGLAYQQVGASSKARAKLVLPNVEEETDAPLALVWLDNDYLGKGEAGVLVARDTARRIAAVLSASSQGQAYFEQNGTRIPLKGGDIAVLVASHRQAGEVAAELAARGVPSVRRGKENVWHSEEADELSAVLAAYAEPGREGALRYALASRLLGRSAADLAACSEDAQAWDREREAAERYHQLWQQQGFMRAFRAWLDEQQVAQRLLALVDGERRLTNLLHLAELLQTESLQRPGLEQLLAWFNAQRSAEAHGEDALLRLESDAERVQIVTIHTSKGLEYPLVFCPYLWDGALLRQHEDITCHSDDGTPLLDLGSEQLDTHRERARHERFAEKLRLTYVALTRARDRLWLHWGPVDCKPKKDGTLGDSGLHSSALAWLLHGRALPGEDALAELAGHLQSLSPQGLRAEVEQLIASSQGQMALQPLRESEANAAGEQRAPAPQQLATLQRSLHSAWRIGSFSGLAAGMHMEAPDRDGLVLPDASEPGTGFFAFPRGARAGTCLHAILEDWARGKASLAELVEPGLSGHGISSDWSAVALTQLQQVIDTDLDGQGLTLAGINPSRRLPELGFTFPLAGLDVQRLRAILCDPAHGLAAPMREAAARLEFDSLKGFLKGFIDLTFEHDGRWYIADYKSNWLGPDASYYGGERLLQALAAEHYYLQYLIYLVALRRFLRQRLDDFQNEQLGGAYYLFLRGMPSAGVYFSRPSDGLLDALDNLFAEGR; encoded by the coding sequence ATGAATCTCGATCTGCAAACCTCCTCCTTCACCGGCCGCTCGCTGATCGAGGCCAGCGCCGGCACCGGCAAGACCTGGACCCTGACCGCGCTGTACGCGCGCCTGTTGCTGGAGAAGCAACTCAACGTCAGCCAGATTCTGGTGGTGACTTTTACCACCGCTGCCACCGCCGAGTTGCGCGAGCGTATCCGCAAACGCCTGGCCGAGTTGCTGGTGGTGTACGAACAGGGGCCAGGCGACGACGCCTTGCTCAATGCGCTGCACGCCCAGTACCCGGATGCCGCCAGCCACCGGCGTTTGCTGCTGGCAGTGCATGGCTTTGACGAAGCGGCGATTTTCACCATCCACGGCTTCTGTCAGCGCGCGTTGCAGGATGCCGCGTTTGAAGCGGGTGGCGACTTCGACAACGAGCTGACCTTTGATGACCGCGAAATTATCGACGCCCTGCTCGCCGACCTCTGGCGGCATGAACTGGCCAGCGCCGAGGCCGAATGGGCAGCGTTTCTGGTGCAGCAGAAAATCACTCCGCAGGTTCTGCGCCAGCGTTTGCGCAACCACCTGGGCAAACCCTACCTGCGCATCGAACCGCAACCCGGTACGCGCAGTGAGATGAGCGCCCTGCGCGCCGCCTGGCAGCAGGCGCAGCGTCTCTGGCAGGGCGAAAGTACGGCCTGGCTGGAGCAGCTGAAAGCCTTCGACGGCTTCAAAAGCAATATGTGCACCGCGGCCAAACTCAGCGTCTGGCAGGCCGAGCTGGACGGTTTTTTCAGCGACGCCGCCGCGCTGTTCAGCAAGACCGAAGCGCACTGCCGCCTGGCCCGCGAAGGCTTGAACAAGGCCAGCAAGAAGGGCTGCGAAGCGCCGGCCAATCCGCTGGCCGCCGCGCTGCAGGAACTCTGCGATGCCCTCGATGCTGCGCAACCCGAAGCCGAGCAACGCCTGATCGATCTTCAGGTACGCCTGATCCATCAGCTCAACGAACAACTGCCCGCGCGCAAGGCGGCGCAACGCTTGCTGGCCTTCGATGACCTGCTCAACAAGCTGCAGCAAGCGCTGCAGGGCGATGGCGGCGAACACCTGGCCAGCACCTTGCGCACGCAGTATCCGGTGGCGCTGATCGACGAGTTTCAGGACACCGATCCGGTGCAGTACCGGGTGTTTCACCGTATTTATCAGGACGCCGGCGACCTGTGTTTTGTCGGTGACCCCAAGCAGGCCATCTACGCCTTCCGTGGCGCGGATCTGGCGACTTACCTCAAGGCGCGCAGCGAAGCCGCGAGGCAATACAGCCTAGCCATCAACCACCGCTCCACGCCTGAGCTGATCGCGGCGCTGAATCAGCTGTTCGACCGGCCCATGCCCTTTGCCGAGAAGGGGCTGGCCTATCAGCAGGTCGGTGCCAGCAGCAAGGCGCGAGCAAAGTTGGTGTTGCCGAATGTTGAGGAGGAAACCGACGCGCCGCTGGCGTTGGTCTGGCTGGATAACGACTACCTGGGCAAGGGCGAAGCGGGGGTATTGGTGGCGCGCGACACCGCGCGGCGAATCGCGGCGGTGCTAAGCGCCAGCAGTCAGGGCCAAGCCTATTTTGAACAGAACGGTACTCGCATACCGCTCAAAGGTGGCGATATCGCCGTGCTGGTCGCCAGCCACCGCCAGGCTGGCGAAGTGGCTGCCGAGCTGGCCGCCCGTGGCGTGCCCAGCGTGCGCCGGGGTAAGGAAAACGTCTGGCACAGCGAAGAAGCGGATGAACTGTCCGCTGTGCTCGCGGCTTACGCCGAACCGGGCCGCGAGGGCGCATTGCGTTATGCCCTTGCCAGCCGTCTGCTGGGCCGTAGTGCCGCCGATCTGGCCGCCTGCAGTGAGGACGCTCAAGCCTGGGACCGCGAGCGCGAAGCCGCCGAACGCTACCACCAACTCTGGCAGCAACAAGGCTTTATGCGCGCCTTCCGCGCCTGGCTGGATGAGCAGCAGGTGGCCCAGCGCCTGCTGGCCCTGGTCGATGGCGAGCGCCGTCTGACTAACCTGCTGCACCTGGCCGAGTTGCTACAAACCGAAAGCCTGCAACGCCCGGGTCTGGAGCAATTGCTCGCCTGGTTCAACGCCCAACGCAGCGCCGAGGCCCATGGCGAAGACGCCCTGCTGCGTCTGGAAAGCGATGCCGAGCGGGTGCAGATCGTTACCATCCACACCTCCAAAGGCCTGGAATACCCGCTGGTATTCTGCCCCTACCTGTGGGACGGCGCGCTGCTGCGTCAGCACGAGGACATCACTTGTCACTCCGACGACGGCACGCCGCTGCTGGACCTCGGTAGCGAGCAGCTCGACACGCACCGCGAGCGCGCCCGTCATGAGCGCTTCGCCGAGAAACTGCGCCTGACCTACGTCGCCCTGACCCGCGCCCGCGATCGCCTGTGGCTGCACTGGGGGCCGGTGGACTGCAAACCGAAAAAGGACGGCACCCTTGGCGACAGCGGCCTGCACAGCAGCGCCTTGGCCTGGCTGCTGCACGGCCGCGCGTTGCCCGGTGAGGATGCTCTGGCCGAGCTCGCCGGCCATCTGCAAAGCCTTAGCCCGCAGGGTTTGCGTGCAGAAGTCGAACAGTTGATCGCTAGCAGCCAAGGCCAGATGGCCCTTCAACCGTTGCGTGAAAGCGAGGCCAACGCCGCCGGCGAACAACGCGCCCCGGCCCCGCAGCAACTCGCCACCTTGCAGCGCAGCCTGCACAGCGCCTGGCGCATCGGCAGCTTTTCGGGATTGGCGGCGGGTATGCACATGGAAGCCCCGGACCGCGACGGCCTGGTGCTGCCGGACGCCAGCGAGCCGGGCACGGGCTTTTTCGCCTTCCCCCGGGGTGCGCGGGCCGGTACTTGCCTGCACGCGATTCTGGAAGATTGGGCGCGGGGCAAGGCGTCGCTGGCTGAGCTGGTGGAGCCGGGGCTGAGCGGCCACGGCATTAGCAGCGACTGGAGCGCGGTGGCGCTGACGCAATTGCAGCAGGTGATCGACACCGATCTGGATGGCCAGGGTCTGACTCTCGCTGGTATTAATCCAAGCAGGCGTTTGCCCGAACTGGGCTTTACCTTCCCTCTGGCCGGGCTGGATGTGCAGCGTCTACGCGCGATTCTCTGCGACCCGGCCCATGGCCTGGCCGCACCGATGCGCGAGGCGGCGGCGCGGCTGGAATTCGACAGCCTCAAGGGCTTTCTCAAGGGCTTTATCGACCTGACCTTCGAGCACGATGGGCGCTGGTACATCGCCGACTACAAATCCAACTGGCTCGGCCCGGACGCCAGCTACTACGGCGGCGAACGCCTGCTGCAAGCCCTGGCCGCCGAGCATTACTACCTGCAATACCTGATCTACCTGGTGGCGCTGCGGCGCTTTCTGCGTCAGCGTCTGGACGATTTCCAGAATGAGCAACTGGGCGGCGCCTACTACCTGTTTCTGCGCGGCATGCCGAGTGCCGGGGTGTATTTCTCGCGACCCAGCGATGGCTTGCTCGATGCGCTGGATAACCTGTTTGCGGAGGGGCGCTGA
- the recD gene encoding exodeoxyribonuclease V subunit alpha, translating to MTLADLPLGPLERALVDSLQRLDPQASPVVLASAALLCVALDKGDVCLPLARLAGQRPWPEHELRLPALSDWQAQLQASPLVGAEGAFTPLILEHSRLYLARYQAYERQLAEQLLQRAADLPEVDEAQLSESLTRLFAFNSLSPAGQQQPDWQRLAAAQAVRRKLAVISGGPGTGKTTTVVRLLAALLEQPGCEHLAIGLAAPTGKAAARMAEAIRNAKAQLPVSEAIKAALPDEARTLHRLLGSRGDSPQVRHHAANLLALDVLVVDEASMVDLALMAKLLDALPPTARLILLGDKDQLCAVEAGAVFAELCEGRGFDAQAANELQRLTGQQVPVSQPSSQLGDAVVLLTHSHRFAGDSGIGELARRINGGDVSGTLNLLKEDRHDLAWNAQPTPNDLLERLDQGYGPYISAAKSADPAAAFAAFNTFRALCAQREGAWGVAGINEALEARIKSRSQVSARERWYVGRPIMVRQNDYALGLFNGDIGICLHSEYGLRVLFEGEDGYRPFAPARLPSHDSAFAMTVHKSQGSEFSEVLLVLPELPSPLLSRSLFYTGITRAKHKVEIWALPARVGEAVATRAERAAGLAERLEIPMSENAASVTTQEQLDLF from the coding sequence ATGACGCTTGCTGATCTGCCCCTTGGCCCACTGGAGCGCGCCTTGGTCGATAGCCTGCAGCGCCTTGATCCGCAGGCGTCGCCGGTGGTGCTGGCTTCTGCGGCGCTGCTGTGTGTGGCCTTGGACAAAGGGGATGTCTGCCTGCCGCTGGCGCGATTGGCCGGGCAGCGGCCCTGGCCGGAGCATGAACTGCGCTTGCCGGCGCTCAGCGACTGGCAGGCGCAGTTGCAGGCATCGCCGTTGGTTGGCGCTGAGGGCGCTTTCACACCGCTGATCCTTGAGCACAGTCGCCTCTATCTCGCGCGCTACCAGGCCTACGAACGGCAGTTGGCCGAACAGCTGTTGCAGCGCGCCGCCGATTTACCCGAGGTGGATGAAGCCCAGCTCAGTGAAAGCCTGACTCGGCTATTCGCGTTCAACTCTTTATCACCGGCGGGGCAGCAGCAACCCGACTGGCAGCGCCTGGCTGCCGCGCAAGCGGTGCGGCGCAAGCTGGCGGTGATTTCCGGCGGTCCCGGCACGGGTAAAACCACTACTGTGGTGCGTCTGCTGGCGGCATTGCTGGAGCAGCCCGGCTGCGAACATCTGGCTATCGGCCTGGCCGCGCCGACGGGTAAAGCGGCGGCACGCATGGCCGAAGCGATCCGCAATGCCAAAGCTCAGCTGCCGGTCAGCGAGGCGATCAAAGCCGCGTTGCCGGATGAAGCGCGCACCCTGCATCGCCTGCTCGGCAGCCGCGGCGACAGCCCGCAGGTGCGCCATCACGCGGCCAACCTGCTGGCGCTGGACGTGCTGGTGGTGGACGAAGCGTCGATGGTCGATCTGGCCCTGATGGCCAAGCTGCTCGACGCCCTGCCGCCCACTGCGCGACTGATCCTGCTCGGCGACAAAGACCAGCTGTGCGCCGTGGAAGCCGGCGCGGTGTTCGCCGAACTCTGCGAAGGCCGTGGTTTTGATGCTCAGGCGGCGAATGAGCTGCAACGCTTAACCGGTCAGCAGGTGCCGGTCAGCCAGCCAAGCTCGCAACTCGGCGATGCGGTGGTGTTGCTGACCCACAGCCACCGCTTTGCCGGCGACAGCGGCATTGGCGAGCTGGCGCGGCGGATCAATGGCGGCGATGTCAGCGGCACGCTGAACCTGCTCAAGGAAGACCGCCATGACCTGGCCTGGAATGCCCAGCCAACGCCCAATGATCTGCTTGAGCGTCTGGATCAAGGCTATGGACCCTATATCAGCGCTGCAAAAAGCGCCGACCCAGCGGCGGCCTTCGCTGCATTCAATACCTTCCGCGCGCTCTGCGCCCAGCGTGAAGGGGCCTGGGGCGTGGCCGGGATCAACGAAGCCCTGGAGGCGCGGATCAAGAGCCGCAGCCAGGTCTCCGCGCGTGAACGCTGGTATGTCGGCCGGCCGATCATGGTGCGGCAGAACGACTACGCCCTCGGCCTGTTCAATGGCGATATCGGTATCTGCCTGCACAGCGAATACGGCCTGCGGGTGTTGTTTGAAGGTGAGGATGGCTACCGCCCCTTCGCCCCGGCGCGCCTGCCCAGCCACGACAGCGCCTTCGCCATGACCGTTCATAAAAGCCAGGGCTCGGAATTCAGCGAAGTGCTGCTGGTGCTGCCCGAACTGCCCAGCCCATTGCTCAGCCGCAGCCTGTTCTACACCGGCATCACCCGCGCCAAACACAAGGTAGAAATCTGGGCCCTGCCTGCGCGCGTGGGTGAAGCCGTAGCCACCCGAGCCGAGCGGGCGGCGGGGTTGGCTGAGCGATTGGAGATACCAATGTCTGAAAATGCTGCATCTGTGACAACGCAGGAACAGCTCGATCTTTTCTAG